The Streptomyces rubrogriseus genomic sequence CGCGTCACCCGCGTCCGCATCGACACCCCCCTGGACGACACCCTCACCGCCCTGCGCACCGAGGACAGCCACCTGGCCGCCGTCACCGGCGAGACGGGCTCGGTCCTGGGCTTCGTCACGATGGAGGACGTCCTGACGGAACTGGTGGGCCCGACGACGCCGGTGGCGTCGTAACGCGACGCGGCCGATCGCCCCCCGGTCGGCCGCGTTCCGTTCCCTTCCAGGCGCCTTGTGCGCTTGACCCACGATTGCCCCCACCACGCATTAGAGTGCCGCCGTGCGCTGAGTGTGCTGTGAGTCACAGCGCGACACGGCGGACGGGCTAGGGGAGTCCGTCCGCGCTCGAACGCAAGTGCTTGGGGGGTTCTGTGTACGAAATGGTCAAGGGGTCCAACGTCGCCCTGTCGACTCTGAGTGACAGCGTCGGCTCGGTCATCGTGAGCCTGGGCTGGGCCAGTCCGACCGGCGAAGGCGATGCGGACGTGTCCGTCCTGCTGCTGGGCGGCCAGGGGAAGGTGCGCAGCGACGCCGACTTCTACTTCTACAACAACGCGGTCGCCGCCGACGGCAGTGTGCAACTCCTGGGCAAGGCTCCCACGGGGGAGGGCAGCGAGGACCGTATCGTCTTCGACCTGACGGCGATCCCGCCGGACGTGGAGCGGGTGGTCGTCGCGGCCAGCCGGTACGAGGGCGCCCGGTTCGGTGAGCTGGACGACCTTCGGGTGACCTTGGCCGACGGGACCGGCGACGGTCTGCTGCGGTTCGCGATCGACGACGCCGGGTCGGTGAGCGCCTTCATCTTCGGCGAGTTGTACCGCCGCGGTGAGGAGTGGAAGTTCCGGGCCGTCGGCCAGGGGTACGACAACGGCCTGGCCGGGCTGGCGACCGACTTCGGCGTGGACATCGACGACGACGCGTCCGGCGAGGACGAGCAGCCGGACGACGAGGCGGAGGACGTCGCCCGTCCCGCGGCTGTCACCGAGGAGCAACCGCCCCGCGCCGCGGAGCCGGAATCCGCACCCGCGGCGACGGCCGAGCCGGTGCCGTCCACGCCGTTGGAAGCGGTGCCCGCTCCCCGGCGGCCGGAGGAGGACGCGCAGCCGAAGAAGACAGCCGCACGTCCGCGCACCGCCAAGAAGAAGGTCACCCTGCCCAAGGTGGTGAAGAAGTCCCTCGCGGAGAACGACTCCTGGAAGGAGGCGAGGCTCTTCCCGGTGTCCGCGCTCAAGAGCGACCGGGACCGCGAGACACGCGCCACCTCGGTGCTGCTGTCGGTGATGGCGCAGGTACCGGAGTTCGGCAGGAGGCTCACCGCCGCCTTCGGCGCTCCGGCCGGCCGCATGGAGACCTTCACCGAGGTCTCGTTGCCGCACGGCGACACCCCGCGCCGCCCGGACGGCGTCATCCGGGTGGAGCGGGCCGGCAAGTTGTGGACGGCGCTGGTCGAGACCAAGACCAACGGCAACGCACTCAGGCCCGAACAGGTGCAGGCGTACGCGGACATCGCCGCCAGACGCGGCTACGAGGCCGTCATCACGCTCTCGAACGACGTTGCGCTGGAGGGCAGCCCGCTCGTCGACGTCAAGATCGACGGCCGGCGCAAGCACAAGGTGGCCCTGTGGCACCTGTCCTGGGCCGAGGTGGCACACCAGGCACAGATGCTGCTGCGGCACGAGGGCGTGGGCAACGCCGCACACGCCTGGCTGCTTCAGGAGCTCCTCCACTATCTCCAGCACGAGAACTCCGGCTGCCACGGCTTCCAGAACATGGGCGCGGCCTGGGTGCCCGTTCGCCGCGGCATCGACGACGAGACCCTGTGCCAGGGCGATCCGCGCCTGCTGGAGGTGGTCGAGAGCTGGGAGCGTCTCGTCAGGCAGGTCTGCCTGGGACTCGGCGGCGAACTCGGGCACAAGGTGCTCCCCGTGCAGCGCGCCAAGCGCGGAGCCGATCCCGGGGCCCGGCGGGCGGACATGGCGGACCGCCTGTGCGCGGACGGCAGACTGCACGCCGAACTGCGCATCGAAGGCACCCCGGGCGTACTGGCGATCACCGCCGACCTGCGCACCGGAAAGCTGCGCACGTCCTTCGACATCCCGGCACCCGAGCAGGGGTACCCCCTGACCTGGTCGAAACGACTCATCAGACGGCTCGCCGAGGCACCGGCCGACCTGCACGTGGAAACCCTCGTCGAAGGCGAGGCGGGAGGACCGCGGGGCACTCTGGAGCGGCTGCGCCCGGAGCCCGCGGACATGCTTCCGAAGAACGGAGCCCAGATCACCGGCTTCCGGCTCTCCCTCTTCAAGGGCATGGGCAACTCCCGCGGCAAGACGGAGTCGGGCTTCATCCGGAGCGTCGACGACGCCGTGCAGCGGTTCCACGCCTCCGTCGTCACCTCCCTGGACCGGTCGGCTCCACGACCGACGCCCTCGGCGGAGCGCGCCGCGGCGCCCTGATCACCGAACGACGGCGAGGTGCCCCGGTCGTGCGGACGGCCGGGGCCGACTCGATGCCGGGGGCCACCGGTGGACCCCGGTCCGGTGCGCGATGCTTGCCGTATGTTCGAGACGATCCGGTGGCGTTGCCACGTACACGCCAGTGACCGTCGCGGGGCCGAGCGCGTAGTCGGCCGGCTGGCGGCGCGGCTGGACAGGGACATCCGGATCGAGACCTACGAGCGGTACTGGAAGTACCCCGAGCTTGCCGAACTGTGCCTGACGTCGCCCCTCGAGTCGGACGGCCCGGAGGCCGCGCTCCTCGCCGTCCTCCGGAGCGCGTGGCGGATCGCGACGCCCTGGTCGCTGGGAGCCCCGGGAACGGATGGTGAGTTCGACGGGATCGCCTCGGCGAACACCGGGTCCCGCTTCGCCGTTGCGGGAGTCGAGTGGATGGAGTTCTACGTCACCTCCGACGGGTCTGACGAGGGAACCTCGGCGTGAGCGCGTTCGTCTCCACCCACGACAGCGACAGCGACATCCGTACCCGTCGGAGGAGACGCCCATGGCCATGGTCGGCCTGTTCTGGATCACTGAGGGGTGTGTGTACCTGGGGGCGAAGCCCGTCGGTGCGGGGCCCGGTGTGCGGCTGACCGAGGGCGGGGTGGAGATCCTGGGGGACGGGCAGGGCGGCCGGTCCTGGGGGTGGGACGAGGTGCGGGGGCTGGACGTGCGCGACGTGGCCGTGCGGTCGGCCGGGCGGCGGCTGGCGTCCATGGCGTTCGACTCGGTCGTCGTGCTGTTCACAGGCGACGGCGAACAGCCGCCGCTGTTCACGGTGTGCGTGGAGACGGAGGGGGACGGCACGGTCGAGGCGAGCGTTCTGGCCGCCGTCACCGGTGGTATCCACACGCCCGACGAGTACGAACTCTCCCGTTCCCTTCTTGCCCGCCTCGCCGACGGCACCACCACCGTCGGGGAGCTGGTCGGCTGGCGCCGGGACGAGCCCGAGGACGTCGCCCCCACCAAGGACCAGCGTCTGGCGCTGCTGCGGGAGTGGACGGCGGCCTCCGTCTGAGGGACGGGTCGGTCGCCGACGCGGCCGACCTGCTCGTAGCCGACCCCCTACCGGGGTATCACTCCCGGCTTGGCTCTCCGGAGTGACGTCCCGGCCCGTAGCTGCTTCCTACCTTCCCTTCGTCAGCGTCACGACGAGACGGAGGAGGCGGACGGATGGGTCGCTTCAGGAGGGTCCTGACCACCGCCGTACTGACCACGCTGCTGGTCGGCGGCACGGCCGGCTGGGCGTCGGCGAGCAGTGAGAGCGCGCCCGGCGGCCCGCTCCCCGGTACCGCCGCCTGGCTGGCGGACGACTCCCTGGGCAGGAAACTGCCGGACCCCGCCACGGCCACCCCGGCCGAGGTGGCCGCGTTCTTCGCCGGGCTGAGCGGCGCCCAGCGGCACAGACTCGCCGAGGACCATCCCGCCGTGGTGGGCAACCTCGACGGCGTCCCGGTGCACCTCCGTTACGAGGCCAACGCGCCCGCGGGGGACCGGGTGCTGGCGTACGACCCGCGCGGGCGCGGGACGATCGCGCGGGTCGCGGGCGACCTGGAGAACGCAGCCCACGTCTCGGTGATCGTCCCGGGCTCGGACATCGACGCCGGGACCTTCGACCGTACGGCGCGGCGGGCCGCCGACCTCCAGGCGGCGGCGGGCGACGACACGGCCGTCATCGCCTGGGCCGGGTACACGACGCCCTCCGGCATCGGACTCGACCTGGCGACGGGCCGGCTCGCCGAGGCGGGTGCCGAGCGGTTGGTCCGTCTCACCGAGGGGCTGGACGCGGCCGGTCTTCCCGATCCCTCCCTCTTCTGCCACAGCTACGGCTCGGTGGTCTGCGGCCTCGCCGCCGACGACACCGACGCCCGGGACATCGTCGTCATGGGCTCGCCCGGCATGCGCGCCGACGACGTCGGCGACCTCGGCACCGGCGCCCACGTCTGGGCGGCGAAGTCCCCGGACGACTGGATCGACCGCGTCCCCAACGTCGAGTTCCTGGGCCTCGGCCACGGCGTCGACCCCACCTCGCCCGGCTTCGGCGCGACCGTCCTGCCCGCCGACGACGTCCCGGCGCACGACGAGTACTTCGCGCCCGGCACCTCCACCCTGGCCGCGTTCGCGGCGATCGCGGACGGAGAGCGCTCATGAGGGGGCTGCTCGCCAGGCTCGCCCGGCTCGGCGCCCGGGTCGACGAGCGGACCCCGGCCCACCGCGACCGCGCCGTCGACGGCCTGCGCGCGCTGGCGCTGCTGGCCGTGCCCACCGGTCACTGGCTGGTCGGCGGGTTCACCCTCGACGGCGGCGGCGGACTGCACAACGCCAGCCCGCTGGCCACGTTCGGCGCCCTCGCCCCGGCGAGCTGGGTCCTCCAGATGCTGGGCATCTTCTTCCTCGTCGGCGGCTACTCCTCGTTCCTCTCCTACCGGCGTCGCAAGGGGTCGGCCCGGGAGTGGACGGTCGGGCGGCTCAGGCGGCTGGGGCGGCCGGTCCTCGGTGTCACGGCCGTGTGGGCGCTGCTCCTTCCTCTCCTGCACTACGGCCTCGGTGTGCCGGGCGACACCCTGCACACCGCCGCCACGCTGGTCGTCCAGCCGTTGTGGTTCGTCGGCGTCTACGCCGTGATCACGGCCCTCACGCCGTACTGCGTCCGCGCGTCCGAACGCCTGGGCGCCCGGGCCGCGGTGCCGTTGATCGGGTCCGTCGCGGTGGTTGACTTCCTGCGGTACGGGCCCTTCGCGGACGCGATGCCGTCCTGGCTGAGTCTGCTCAACCTGCTGCCGGGCTGGATGTTCGCCTACCAGCTCGGAGTGTCCTGGGCGGACGGGCGGATCGGCAGACGCGGGGCGTGGCTGCTGCTGGCCGGCGGTGCCGCGCTGTTCGCCACGCTGCTGCTGGCCTTCCACTACCCGATGTCGATGGTGGGCGTCCCCGGTGAGGCCCGGACCAACTCCCACCCGCCGTCCCTGCTGGTCCTCGCGCTCGCCGCCGCCCAGTCCGGCGCGGCGATCCTGCTGCGCGACCGGCTGGCCCGGCTGCTGCGGCGGCCCGCCCTGTGGGCGCCGGTGGTGATCGTCAACCTGTCGGCGATGACGATCCTGTGCTGGCACCAGACGGCGATGCTCGCCGCCGCCGTCCCCGGCTCGTACCTCGGTGAGATCCCCGGGCTGACCGCCGCACCCGACACGGGCGGCTGGGTCCTGGCCCGGCCGGCCTGGATGCCGCTCTTCGCGGGGCTGCTCGTGGCGATCGCGAGGTTCGCCCGCCCGCTGGAGTCCCCGTGGGACCGCACCGGCACGGCCCGGCGTGCGGCGGCGGCGGTGCTGGCGGCGGGCTTCGGCTACTTCGCGCTGGCGGCGTGAGCCGGCGACTCCCAGCGCCCCCAACCGACCAGCCCCCAACCGACCACACCGTCCCCGGCCACACCGTCCCCGCCCACACCGTCCCCGGCCGCACCGTCAAGGAGCCCCTCATGCCCCCGCCCCGCGAATCCGCCGCCCCTCCGGACGCCGTCGCGGCGCAGACCGGGCGCCTAGGCTGGTGCCCATGATCCCAGTGGAGGCGGAACGCCCGCGCGCGCTGCTCGCGGGGGCGTCGCGGCGGTGGGTGCGGCTGCTGCCGTGGGCCGTGGCGTTCGTGCTGTGCGTCGCCCTGCTGCCCACCACCATCGTGGTCCTCACCGCCGACTACGGGCTGAACGGCGCCCTCGCGAGCGCGCTGGCCGTCGCCCAGGCCGCCCCGCTGCTGCTCGCCGTCGTACGGCCGTTGCAGGCCTGGTACGTGGTCTTCGCCGCGGACGTGGCCGGTGCGCTCGCCCTGCTCACCGTCGACTTCCAGGAGCGGCTGCTGTGGCCGTTCCCGCCCATGGAGATCGTCGGGTACATCGGCCTCTGCCTCGCCCTGGGCCTGCGCGAGCGGCGCCGGACGCTGCTGCTGGTGTGGCTGGCGACGGCGGGCGCCAACGTCGGCCTGGGGTTCGTCGCCCCCCACGGCACCGGCGCCAAGGACCTGTTGCTCACCATCCTCGGGGGCGTCGCACTCCTGCTGGGCGGCGCGCTGCGCGAGCGGTACGAGGTGCAGCGCAGGCTGGCCGAGCAGGAGACGATCAGCGAGGCCGAGCGGGGCCGGCGCACGCTGCTGGAGGAACGCGCCCGCATCGCACGCGAGCTGCACGACGTGGTGGCGCACCACATGTCCGTCATCACGGTGCAGGCGGACACCGCGGAGTACCGCCTCGCGGCGCTGCCGCCGGACGTGCGGGAGGAGTTCACGTCCATCGCGGCGACCGCGCGGGAGTCGCTCGGCGAGATGCGGCGCCTTCTCGGCGTGCTGCGCAACGAGGAGGCGCACGGCGAACTCGTGCCCCAGCCGGGCCTCGCGCAGATCGGGCAGCTGGTGGAGGCGACGGCGCGGACGGTCGGGCCGGTGGAGTTCACCCCCTGCGACGCCGAGGTGCCGGAGGCGGTGGGCCTCTCGGCGTACCGGATCGTCCAGGAGGCCCTCGCCAACGTCGTACGGCACGCGCCGGGAGCGGCGACGCACGTGTCGCTGACGGTCGCGCGGCCCGCCGACGGGCAGGGCGCCGAGCGGCTCATCGTCCTGGTCGTCAACGACCCGCCGCCCGAGCCGCCCGCCGGGCCGCTCGAAGTGGGCGGCACCGGGCACGGACTGGTCGGCATGCGCGAGCGGGTAAGGCTCGTCGGCGGCACCCTCGACGTGGGGCCGCTGCCGGACGGCGGCTTCCGGGTCGCCGCACAACTTCCCCTGACGGAAGAGGAGATCACGTGACGACGCGCGTCATCATCGTCGACGACCAGGCCATGGTGCGGGCCGGCTTCGCCGCGCTGCTGGCCGCCCAGAGCGACATCGACGTGGTGGGCGAGGCCCCCGACGGCGCGCAGGGCGTCGAGCTGAGCCGGCGTACGCATCCGGACGTCGTCCTCATGGACGTGCGGATGCCCGAGATGGACGGGCTGGAGGCCGCGCGCCGGCTGCTGTCGCCGCCGCCGGGGGTGACCCACCGGCCGCGGGTGCTGATGCTCACCACGTTCGACGTCGACGACTACGTGTACGAGGCGCTGCGGGCGGGCGCCAGCGGCTTCCTGCTGAAGGACGCGCCGCCGGCCGACCTCATCGCGGCGGTCCGCGTCGTGGCCTCGGGCGACGCGCTGCTCGCCCCGTCCGTCACCCGCCGCCTCATCGCGGACTTCGCCCAGCAGCGCCCCGCGTCACGGGGCAAACCCGCGCTGCGGCTCAAGGGGCTGACGGAACGTGAGACCGAGGTCCTCACCCTGGTCGCCCGCGGCCAGTCGAACACGGAGATCGCCCGGACCCTGGTGCTGGCCGAGCAGACGGTCAAGACCCACGTCAGCCGCGTCCTCACCAAGCTCGACCTGCGCGACCGCGCGCAGGCGGTGGTCTTCGCGTACGAGTCGGGGCTGGTGGCCCCGGGAGAGTAGTCCCGCCCGTCCCGCCCGGCCGGTCGCACCGACGACCCGCCCGTCCACGGTGCCCCGCCTCCCTCCTTCGCCCCCTACCGGGGTAGCACCTCCACATTGGCTCCCCGGTATGACGCCCGGCGCCGAGCCGTCCCCGCACTCTTCACCTCGTCACAGAGACGCACGAAGCACGGACGAGGAGACGGCACCATGAGGCTACGCAAGGGCAACCGGCAGAAGGCGGACGACCGGGCGAGGGCGGACCACCGCGACCACCGCCCCGAGGCGCCCGCCGCCACGCCCGGGCTCGCCGTCGAGCTGCGCGGGGTCCGGCGGCGGTACGGCCGCGGCACGGGCACCGTGCACGCCCTCGCGGGCATCGACCTCGCCCTGCCGCGCGGCACCTTCACCGCCGTCATGGGCCCCTCCGGGTCCGGCAAGTCCACCTTCCTCCAGTGCGCCGCCGGGCTCGACCGGCCGTCGGCCGGATCGGTGCGACTCGGCGGTACGGAGATCACCGGCATGAACGAGAACGAGCTGACCGAACTGCGCCGCAGCCGCCTCGGCTTCGTCTTCCAGGCGTTCAACCTGCTGCCGTCGCTGACCGTGGAGCAGAACGTCCTGCTGCCCATGCGCCTGGCCGGGCAGCGCCAGGACCACCGCCGGGCGGCCGACGTACTCGCGCAGGTCGGGCTCGCCGACAAGGCGCGGCGCCGGCCCGGCGAGCTGTCCGGCGGCCAGCAGCAGCGGGTGGCCGTCGCCCGCGCCCTGGTCACCACCCCCGACGTGATCTTCGCCGACGAGCCCACCGGCGCCCTCGACACCGGCACCGCGGCCGAGGTCCTCGGACTGCTCCGGCAGGCGGTGGACAGCCTCGGCGCCACCGTCGTCATGGTCACCCACGACCCGGCCGCGGCCGCCTGGGCCGACCGCGTGCTGTTCCTCGCCGACGGGGCCTTCGCCGACCACCTGGAGCGGGGTTCGGCGGAGCAGATCGCGGCGCGGATGACCGCGCTCACCGGCCGGGCGCGGGCGACGGCCGCGGCGGGGGTGGCGGCATGAGTCTCAAGCCCAACGGCCTGGCCCGCGCGGCCGTACGCTTCAAGCCCGCCTCGTTCGCGGGCACGTTCGTCGCGCTGCTGATGTCGGCGCTGATCGTCGCGGCCTGCGGTGTCCTGCTGGAGACCGGCATCCGCGCCTCGGTGCCGGCCGAGCGGTACGCGAACGCGCCGGTCGTCGCGGCGGCCGACCAGTCCGCGCGCGTCGTCGCCGACACCGTCGACGGCCCCGAGGAGACCGAGTACCCGCTGCCCGACACCGCCCGCGTGGACGCGGGGCTGGCGGCGAAGGCCGCCCAGGTGCCGGGTGCGGCCGCCGCCGTGCCGGACTTCACCTTCCCGGTGCACGGCGCGGACTCGGCGGGCGCGCTCACCGGCCACGGCTGGGGCTCGCACGTCTTCACCGGCACCGCGCTGACGCAGGGCGGCGCACCGCACCCGGGCGAGGTCGTGCTCGGCGCGGACGCGGCCCGTACCGCCAAGGCGGGGGTCGGCGACACCGTCGTGCTGGAGACGGCCGACGGCCGCACCGGATTCCGGGTGTCCGGGCTGGCCGAGGCCGGTGCCGGGGACACCGTCGGCGAGGGGGCGGGCGGCGCGGCCACGGCCTGGTTCGCCGACGCCGAGGCGCCCGTGCTGGCCGGGCACCCCGGCAAGGCCGACGCCATCGCCGTGACGGCGAAGGACGGGGCCGACACGGACGCCCTCGCCGCCGCCGTGGAGAAGGCCCTCACCGGCACCGGCGCGCGGACGCTCACCGGGGACGACCGCGGCGAGGTCGAGGACCACGGGCTGGCGTACGGCAAGGAGACGCTCTTCGCGATCGGCGGCTCCTTCGGCGGCATCGCCACCCTGGTCGCGGTCTTCACCGCGGCCGGGACGGTCGCCCTCTCCGTCGGCCAGCGCACCCGCGAGTTCGCGCTGCTGCGCGCCGTCGGCGCCACCCCGCGGCAGATCCGGCGCGCGGTCGCCGCCGAGGCGCTCCTGGTCGCCCCGCTCGCCGGGCTGCTCGGCTGCCTGCCGGGCATCGGGCTCGCGCACTGGTGGTTCGGGCAGATGCAGGACCGCGGGGCGGTTCCCGAGGCGGTCGAACTGCACGTCTCGGGGTTCCCGCTGCTGGCCGCCGTCGGCGTCGGGCTGCTCACGGCGCTGGGCGCCGGCCTGGCGGCCGGGCGCAGGCCCGCGAAGATCAAGCCGGGCCAGGCGCTCGCCGAGGCCTCGGTTGAGCGGCTGCGGCCGGGTGTCGTCCGTACCGTCCTCGGTGTCGCCGCGGTCGGCGGCGGCTCGGCGCTCGCCGGTGTGGCGGCCTCCGCCGCCGGTTCCGACGCGGCCAACGCCTCCCTCGGCGTGGTCATGCTCTTCATGCTGGCCGTCGCGCTGCTGGGCCCGATCCTGGCCCGGCTGTGCGCGGGGCTGTTCGGACTGCTGCTGCGCGGCGGTGACGCCTCCGCGTCGCTGGCCGCCGCCAACTCCCGTACCAACGCCCGCCGCCTGGCCTCCGCGATCACCCCGATCGTGCTGGCGATGGCCTTCGCCTCGACGCTGGTCTTCATGCACACCAGCGAGAGCCACGTCGCCTCGGAGCAGCTCCGCGACGGCATCACGGCGGACCACGTCGTCACCGCCCCGGCCGGCCTGCCCGCCGACGCCGCCGACCGGGCCGCCCGCGCGCCCGGCGTCGACGCGGCCGTGAGCCTGCTGGACACGCAGGTGCTGGTGCCCGTCCGGGGCGGCGGCGAGACCTCGTTGCAGGGGACGGCGACCCAGGGCGTCTCGGGCTCCGGCGCCCAGCTCGCGCAGGTGCAGGACCTGGACGTGCGCGAGGGCAGCCTGGACCGGGTGGGCGAGGGCCGCATCGCCATCGACCGGACCCTCGCCACCGCCACGGACACCGGCCTCGGCGACAGGCTGTCGCTCTACCTGCCCGACGGCACGAAGGCCGCC encodes the following:
- a CDS encoding TerD family protein, coding for MVKGSNVALSTLSDSVGSVIVSLGWASPTGEGDADVSVLLLGGQGKVRSDADFYFYNNAVAADGSVQLLGKAPTGEGSEDRIVFDLTAIPPDVERVVVAASRYEGARFGELDDLRVTLADGTGDGLLRFAIDDAGSVSAFIFGELYRRGEEWKFRAVGQGYDNGLAGLATDFGVDIDDDASGEDEQPDDEAEDVARPAAVTEEQPPRAAEPESAPAATAEPVPSTPLEAVPAPRRPEEDAQPKKTAARPRTAKKKVTLPKVVKKSLAENDSWKEARLFPVSALKSDRDRETRATSVLLSVMAQVPEFGRRLTAAFGAPAGRMETFTEVSLPHGDTPRRPDGVIRVERAGKLWTALVETKTNGNALRPEQVQAYADIAARRGYEAVITLSNDVALEGSPLVDVKIDGRRKHKVALWHLSWAEVAHQAQMLLRHEGVGNAAHAWLLQELLHYLQHENSGCHGFQNMGAAWVPVRRGIDDETLCQGDPRLLEVVESWERLVRQVCLGLGGELGHKVLPVQRAKRGADPGARRADMADRLCADGRLHAELRIEGTPGVLAITADLRTGKLRTSFDIPAPEQGYPLTWSKRLIRRLAEAPADLHVETLVEGEAGGPRGTLERLRPEPADMLPKNGAQITGFRLSLFKGMGNSRGKTESGFIRSVDDAVQRFHASVVTSLDRSAPRPTPSAERAAAP
- a CDS encoding alpha/beta hydrolase, which encodes MGRFRRVLTTAVLTTLLVGGTAGWASASSESAPGGPLPGTAAWLADDSLGRKLPDPATATPAEVAAFFAGLSGAQRHRLAEDHPAVVGNLDGVPVHLRYEANAPAGDRVLAYDPRGRGTIARVAGDLENAAHVSVIVPGSDIDAGTFDRTARRAADLQAAAGDDTAVIAWAGYTTPSGIGLDLATGRLAEAGAERLVRLTEGLDAAGLPDPSLFCHSYGSVVCGLAADDTDARDIVVMGSPGMRADDVGDLGTGAHVWAAKSPDDWIDRVPNVEFLGLGHGVDPTSPGFGATVLPADDVPAHDEYFAPGTSTLAAFAAIADGERS
- a CDS encoding acyltransferase family protein is translated as MRGLLARLARLGARVDERTPAHRDRAVDGLRALALLAVPTGHWLVGGFTLDGGGGLHNASPLATFGALAPASWVLQMLGIFFLVGGYSSFLSYRRRKGSAREWTVGRLRRLGRPVLGVTAVWALLLPLLHYGLGVPGDTLHTAATLVVQPLWFVGVYAVITALTPYCVRASERLGARAAVPLIGSVAVVDFLRYGPFADAMPSWLSLLNLLPGWMFAYQLGVSWADGRIGRRGAWLLLAGGAALFATLLLAFHYPMSMVGVPGEARTNSHPPSLLVLALAAAQSGAAILLRDRLARLLRRPALWAPVVIVNLSAMTILCWHQTAMLAAAVPGSYLGEIPGLTAAPDTGGWVLARPAWMPLFAGLLVAIARFARPLESPWDRTGTARRAAAAVLAAGFGYFALAA
- a CDS encoding sensor histidine kinase, with protein sequence MIPVEAERPRALLAGASRRWVRLLPWAVAFVLCVALLPTTIVVLTADYGLNGALASALAVAQAAPLLLAVVRPLQAWYVVFAADVAGALALLTVDFQERLLWPFPPMEIVGYIGLCLALGLRERRRTLLLVWLATAGANVGLGFVAPHGTGAKDLLLTILGGVALLLGGALRERYEVQRRLAEQETISEAERGRRTLLEERARIARELHDVVAHHMSVITVQADTAEYRLAALPPDVREEFTSIAATARESLGEMRRLLGVLRNEEAHGELVPQPGLAQIGQLVEATARTVGPVEFTPCDAEVPEAVGLSAYRIVQEALANVVRHAPGAATHVSLTVARPADGQGAERLIVLVVNDPPPEPPAGPLEVGGTGHGLVGMRERVRLVGGTLDVGPLPDGGFRVAAQLPLTEEEIT
- a CDS encoding response regulator gives rise to the protein MTTRVIIVDDQAMVRAGFAALLAAQSDIDVVGEAPDGAQGVELSRRTHPDVVLMDVRMPEMDGLEAARRLLSPPPGVTHRPRVLMLTTFDVDDYVYEALRAGASGFLLKDAPPADLIAAVRVVASGDALLAPSVTRRLIADFAQQRPASRGKPALRLKGLTERETEVLTLVARGQSNTEIARTLVLAEQTVKTHVSRVLTKLDLRDRAQAVVFAYESGLVAPGE
- a CDS encoding ABC transporter ATP-binding protein; amino-acid sequence: MRLRKGNRQKADDRARADHRDHRPEAPAATPGLAVELRGVRRRYGRGTGTVHALAGIDLALPRGTFTAVMGPSGSGKSTFLQCAAGLDRPSAGSVRLGGTEITGMNENELTELRRSRLGFVFQAFNLLPSLTVEQNVLLPMRLAGQRQDHRRAADVLAQVGLADKARRRPGELSGGQQQRVAVARALVTTPDVIFADEPTGALDTGTAAEVLGLLRQAVDSLGATVVMVTHDPAAAAWADRVLFLADGAFADHLERGSAEQIAARMTALTGRARATAAAGVAA
- a CDS encoding ABC transporter permease encodes the protein MSLKPNGLARAAVRFKPASFAGTFVALLMSALIVAACGVLLETGIRASVPAERYANAPVVAAADQSARVVADTVDGPEETEYPLPDTARVDAGLAAKAAQVPGAAAAVPDFTFPVHGADSAGALTGHGWGSHVFTGTALTQGGAPHPGEVVLGADAARTAKAGVGDTVVLETADGRTGFRVSGLAEAGAGDTVGEGAGGAATAWFADAEAPVLAGHPGKADAIAVTAKDGADTDALAAAVEKALTGTGARTLTGDDRGEVEDHGLAYGKETLFAIGGSFGGIATLVAVFTAAGTVALSVGQRTREFALLRAVGATPRQIRRAVAAEALLVAPLAGLLGCLPGIGLAHWWFGQMQDRGAVPEAVELHVSGFPLLAAVGVGLLTALGAGLAAGRRPAKIKPGQALAEASVERLRPGVVRTVLGVAAVGGGSALAGVAASAAGSDAANASLGVVMLFMLAVALLGPILARLCAGLFGLLLRGGDASASLAAANSRTNARRLASAITPIVLAMAFASTLVFMHTSESHVASEQLRDGITADHVVTAPAGLPADAADRAARAPGVDAAVSLLDTQVLVPVRGGGETSLQGTATQGVSGSGAQLAQVQDLDVREGSLDRVGEGRIAIDRTLATATDTGLGDRLSLYLPDGTKAAPEVVAVYGRGLGLPAVTMDRASLDGHVTSAFADTLLVSGGDAGPLAPLGEVTDASGYALAQNVDREFGAWANYMMAAVLGGFAAVAAVNTLVMTVLDRRRELHTLRLVGSTRRQVLRMLGWESLLVSAAGVALGTAIAMITLTPMMRGLTGEFPHVPPLLYAAFAATAVALGLAAVTLPARAALRDRGA